Proteins from a single region of Theileria parva strain Muguga chromosome 1, complete sequence, whole genome shotgun sequence:
- the rps12 gene encoding ribosomal protein S12 has translation MTIISPFRFKNIAENFIISTFSSRRSFTNSFNSSVFRRFISIPTHSNGLSTDFKYILTFNSNFNKLVNSPNINSVRTFSTRNISGRLFYRRRPKMVPRYKPKKRRSCWLEGAPQKKGIVVTVRLVTPRKPNSGLRKVARVRLTTGRTVTCHIPGQGHNLHTHSVVLVRGGRCQDVSGCHYTVVRGKYDLLPVKNRASSRSKYGIKMTEEIKNKRAIRKQEVPITTQLDREIFNEIRASDWVNPDGTPFEGKIGPDQNIPFDIFTFNTRWRSIIHKSQS, from the coding sequence atGACAATTATTTCCCCttttagatttaaaaatatcgcagaaaattttatcatttctACCTTTTCTTCTAGAAGGTCATTCACTAATTCTTTCAATTCCTCAGTTTTTAGACGTTTTATTTCAATTCCTACACATTCTAATGGTTTATCTActgattttaaatatattttaacttttaattcaaatttcaataaattagtaaattctCCTAATATTAATAGCGTACGAACGTTCTCTACCAGGAATATATCAGGTCGTTTATTTTACAGGCGTAGGCCTAAGATGGTTCCTCGTTACAAGCCTAAGAAGCGGAGGTCATGTTGGCTTGAAGGAGCTCCTCAGAAGAAGGGCATTGTAGTAACCGTTAGGCTTGTAACTCCTAGGAAACCAAATTCTGGTTTAAGGAAGGTGGCTAGAGTTAGACTTACCACTGGAAGAACAGTAACTTGCCACATTCCTGGTCAAGGCCACAATCTTCACACTCATTCTGTTGTTTTAGTTCGTGGCGGTAGATGTCAGGACGTCAGTGGCTGTCATTACACTGTTGTTAGAGGTAAATATGACCTTCTACCTGTCAAGAACCGGGCTTCTTCAAGGTCTAAATACGGCATTAAAATGACCGAGGaaattaagaataaaaGAGCGATTAGGAAACAGGAAGTCCCAATCACCACTCAACTTGACCGTGAAATATTCAATGAAATTAGGGCCAGTGACTGGGTTAATCCTGATGGAACTCCCTTTGAGGGTAAAATTGGTCCTGATCAAAACATTCCCTTTGATATTTTCACCTTTAACACTCGATGGAGATCCATTATACATAAATCACAATCATAA
- a CDS encoding Myosin-A, with product MDLSNKEKLQTANALKRATSNLAVFDSNGNVLGGIYVWSDLAPAVKENPELMFAKCLVHPGSTTEKLICSQVEPPNDQKFEVPLANAWNTNSQIDPMTYGDIGMLPQTSIPCVLDYLRHRFHKNQIYSTADPLMVSINPFKDLGNSGQDVIDRYKSAKSLMDMPPHVYYTSRRALENLHDYKYSQTIIVSGESGAGKTQSANMMMRYFASGSGLNKGSHIQQVVMAFNPVLESFGNAKTIRNNNSSRFGRFMQLDVAPEGGIRYGSIVTFLLEKSRLVTQDDDERSYHIFYQLLKGANDQLRSKLKLKRINEYAYLNSKCTEVNGVDDAKEFGLILNSFERMKLSEDQKETVLSLLSGVLLLGNVEVSGEERDGLTDAAVITNESLLRDCAQLLYLDYDQLKYDLTMKKTMVGGGEIVSPRRKDESEVLKKSLSKAVYNKLFLWLVATVNKTIAPPEPFKYFIGLLDIFGFEVFKNNSLEQLFINITNEMLQTNFVNIVFKREAQLYADEGIASPKLEYESNSLVIELLCGKTKSILSVLEDQCLAPGGNDMNLTSTCNTQLSNNPKYVKSKQDKYFLVVHTIGPIQYCSDGFINKNKDLLTGELVKLVNASQNPLVSELFKGDEVVSGKLAKGMLIGSQFMSQLDSLMALINSTDSHFIRCISPNDKMMPMTWNSVRVLLQLHALSVIEALQLRKLGFSYRRTFAQFNEQYAYLNLAVVKDSRLSDKDKAIKLVTEVGLGNSDYAVGKTRMFLTRKAANKLTSIVRERLAKWAPLADLLEALLLRLQNQRELKKSVKSIVRLQAHLRRVLNEGERPAKLVKV from the exons atggatTTGAGCAATAAAGAGAAGCTCCAGACCGCCAACGCTCTTAAACGCGCCACTTCAAATTTGGCCGTTTTTGACTCTAACGGAAACGTCCTTGGA gGTATCTATGTGTGGTCTGATTTGGCCCCTGCTGTTAAAGAAAACCCTGAACTTATGTTCGCCAAGTGTTTAGTTCACCCCGGATCCACAACAGAAAAGCTAATTTGTTCTCAAGTTGAACCACCAAATGATCAG aaATTTGAAGTGCCATTAGCAAATGCTTGGAACACTAATAGTCAAATTGACCCTATGACTTACGGTGACATTGGGATGTTACCTCAGACTTCAATCCCGTGTGTTCTTGACTATTTACGTCACCGTTTTCACAAGAACCAGATTTACTCAACAGCTGACCCACTTATGGTCTCCATTAACCCTTTTAAGGACTTGGGAAACTCAGGCCAAGATGTAATTGACCGTTACAAAAGTGCTAAAAGTCTGATGGATATGCCTCCTCACGTATATTACACAAGTCGAAGGGCACTAGAAAATCTACATGACTATAAGTATTCCCAGACAATTATAGTTTCTGGTGAGTCTGGTGCTGGGAAAACCCAGTCCGCCAATATGATGATGCGTTACTTTGCGTCTGGTAGTGGTTTGAATAAAGGTAGCCACATTCAGCAGGTGGTAATGGCATTTAACCCAGTCCTCGAGTCTTTTGGAAACGCAAAAACCATTAGAAATAATAACAGTAGCCGTTTTGGACGTTTCATGCAACTTGACGTGGCGCCTGAGGGTGGAATTCGTTACGGTTCAATTGTAACATTTTTGCTGGAAAAATCTCGTCTGGTGACTCAGGATGATGATGAACGTTCTTATCACATTTTCTACCAACTTCTCAAGGGAGCAAATGATCAGTTACGCTCAAAACTTAAACTTAAGCGTATTAATGAATATGCGTACCTCAATAGTAAATGTACTGAGGTGAATGGAGTGGATGATGCGAAAGAGTTTggactaattttaaatagtttTGAGAGGATGAAATTGAGCGAAGATCAGAAGGAAACTGTTCTAAGTTTATTGTCTGGTGTTTTATTACTTGGAAATGTAGAAGTTTCAGGTGAAGAACGTGACGGTTTAACTGATGCCGCTGTTATTACCAATGAAAGCCTTCTAAGGGATTGTGCCCAACTGTTATACCTGGACTATGACCAGTTAAAGTATGATTTAACTATGAAGAAGACTATGGTGGGTGGTGGCGAGATTGTAAGTCCTAGGAGAAAGGACGAGTCTGAGGTTTTGAAGAAGAGTCTGAGTAAGGCTGTTTATAATAAGCTGTTTTTATGGCTGGTTGCCACtgtaaataaaacaattgCTCCTCCTGAGCCTTTTAAGTATTTCATTGGCCTTTTGGACATTTTCGGATTTGAAGTGTTTAAGAATAATTCACTGGAGCAActttttattaacattaccAACGAGATGTTGCAGACTAACTTCGTCAATATAGTGTTTAAACGGGAGGCTCAATTGTATGCAGATGAGGGAATTGCAAGTCCAAAGCTTGAGTACGAGTCTAATTCGCTTGTGATTGAACTTCTCTGCGGTAAAACAAAGTCAATTTTGTCGGTTTTGGAGGACCAATGCCTCGCTCCTGGTGGTAATGACATGAATCTAACCTCAACTTGTAATACACAACTTTCCAATAATCCAAAATACGTCAAGTCTAAGCAGGACAAATATTTCCTAGTTGTACACACGATTGGACCAATACAATACTGTTCTGATGGTTtcataaataaaaacaagGATTTACTAACTGGTGAATTGGTCAAACTGGTAAACGCTTCACAAAATCCACTCGTTTCGGAATTATTTAAGGGTGACGAAGTTGTTAGTGGAAAGTTGGCAAAGGGAATGTTAATTGGTTCTCAGTTTATGAGTCAATTGGACTCGTTGATGGCTTTGATAAACAGTACCGATTCACACTTTATCAGATGCATATCACCCAATGATAAAATGATGCCCATGACCTGGAATTCGGTCCGAGTACTCTTACAATTGCATGCTCTGTCTGTAATCGAGGCTCTACAGCTTAGAAAATTAGGGTTTTCCTACCGTCGTACCTTTGCTCAGTTTAACGAGCAATATGCCTATTTAAATTTGGCTGTGGTTAAGGACTCTAGGCTCTCTGATAAGGATAAGGCTATAAAATTGGTAACTGAGGTTGGGCTTGGAAATTCAGATTACGCAGTTGGAAAGACCCGAATGTTCTTGACTCGCAAAGCTGCTAACAAATTAACTTCTATAGTCAGGGAAAGACTTGCAAAGTGGGCTCCGTTGGCTGACTTGCTGGAAGCTCTTTTGCTTAGACTCCAGAACCAGCGAGAGCTAAAGAAGTCTGTGAAATCTATAGTTCGCCTCCAGGCACATTTGAGAAGAGTTTTGAACGAGGGCGAGAGACCAGCAAAGTTGGTTAAAGTATAA
- the RPS13A gene encoding 40S ribosomal protein S13-1, with protein sequence MGRMYGKGKGISSSSIPYGRKPPSWLKTKPFEVEEQIAKLAKKGQTPSQIGVSLRDSMAIPQVKAVTNNKILRILKAQGLAPEIPEDLYFLIKKAVSMRKHMEHNLNDKDSKFRLILVESRIHRLARYYKKKRQLPATWKYQASTAGTLVA encoded by the exons ATGGGTCGTATGTACGGAAAGGGTAAGGGTATCTCATCCTCGAGTATTCCCTACGGTAGAAAGCCACCTTCCTGGCTTAAAACAAAACCTTTTGAAGTTGAGGAACAAATTGCAAAACTGGCCAAAAAAGGACAAACTCCATCACAAATCGGTGTCTCATTACGTGATTCCATGGCTATTCCACAAGTAAAAGCCGTTaccaataataaaatattaagaatTCTTAAAGCACAAG gATTAGCGCCTGAGATTCCTGAGGATTTGTACTTTTTAATAAAGAAGGCAGTGTCTATGAGAAAGCATATGGAGCACAACTTGAACGACAAGGACTCAAAGTTTAGACTCATTCTGGTCGAGTCCAGGATCCATAGACTTGCTAGATATTATAAGAAAAAGAGGCAACTTCCCGCCACCTGGAAGTACCAAGCTTCCACCGCAGGAACACTCGTCGCATAA
- the FKBP62 gene encoding Peptidyl-prolyl cis-trans isomerase FKBP62: MDVEGYVRVGLDFGGDSCRVSVVDNNNKINLHVNRLANRQTPSIISFDKRLRIYGEEAEARSSTLFRNTIPLLPYIVGLGKEELLKYVKEHRYLFLSDVDEATGSFKVTFDDSPLLVHPFEAYAFFVNKLLHTVRTQFNCTNDSNEKIMLSIAVPTYLTEQFKKSVQYSLSLLKLKEVKLFKESECILKRWSDSQLPDAYNEFVNLKGTQNGETGVNQRMRVVFLDVGFVHTTFFVAEIASEESTLTAKIISESSTDTIGTYQVFEVLCDYIKQQIEKNYNTKLEIPSRQSYYLYKSCVKCVKELSVLNDVKLDVERVLPNDDDFSTIVARQQLHLLTQPIQNGLNNLMKEVMSKVDEGVGYYSFEMLGGGSRMPFIKDLATEYSGLLNCVRGVRTSLDTTSAVSYGATSLLVNSMGQTTQTETTYPDPAHYNEMLEREKYVRNVEQEEMNKMMILNEIDNYVIKTRNDLTGTYKHTVDPETMEKIGALLDGLQSFSTQSISDKSVTSESCTNSLSSVQEKVKELAPDYLLKLEKDAEQRLKDQKLSESLPINHVQKEVDMDVVLPNGTCIKRAQKNKDEGNELIGAGNVELAIQHYIKVIQYCAKVTNPNQDEKTVINQLRLATNLNLAMCYLRMDVPASYNKAVSCCTSALDISPKNTKALFRRAVAYEKLNDFENSLKDANQGLQLDANNQDFKIICDRVEKKIKLELQKQKKMFSKMFG, encoded by the exons ATGGATGTGGAAGGCTACGTGAGAGTTGGACTTGATTTCGGTGGAGATTCTTGCAGGGTTTCAGTTGTTGATAATAACAACAAGATTAATCTTCATGTTAATCGGCTTGCAAACAGACAAACTCCCtcaattatttcatttGATAAAAGGCTTAG GATTTATGGAGAAGAAGCTGAAGCCAGGTCATCAACTTTGTTCAGAAATACTATCCCA cTACTACCATATATCGTGGGTTTGGGGAAAGAagaattgttaaaatacGTGAAGGAACACCGttatttgtttttatcGGACGTTGATGAGGCCACGGGATCGTTTAAAGTAACTTTTGACGATTCTCCTCTACTCGTTCACCCCTTTGAAGCCTACGCTTTCTTTGTAAATAAACTTCTACATACTGTTAGAACTCAATTCAACTGTACAAATGACAGTAATGAGAAGATTATGCTATCAATTGCAGTGCCAACTTACCTTACAGAACAGTTTAAGAAATCTGTACAATATTCTCTTTCATTACTGA aaCTGAAGGAAGTGAAATTATTCAAAGAATCGGAATGTATATTGAAGAGATGGTCGGATTCTCAATTGCCAGACGCATATAATGAGTTTGTAAACTTAAAAGGCACTCAGAACGGTGAAACTGGAGTGAATCAACGGATGAGAGTTGTGTTTTTGGATGTTGGATTTGTTCATACAACTTTTTTTGTGGCTGAAATCGCCTCAGAAGAATCAACGTTGACAGCCAAAATTATCTCAGAATCGTCAACAGACACTATAGGAACATAtcaa gTTTTTGAGGTTTTATGTGATTACATTAAACAGCAAATTGAAAAGaattataatactaaaCTTGAAATTCCGTCAAGACAGTCATATTATCTATACAAATCA tgtgtaaaatgtgtaaaagaaTTGAGTGTGTTAAATGACGTAAAACTAGATGTTGAAAGAGTATTACCAAATGATGACGATTTCTCCACTATTGTCGCCAGACAACAATTACACTTACTCACACAGCCCAttcaa AATggattaaataatttgatgaaGGAAGTAATGAGTAAAGTGGATGAAGGGGTGGGATATTATTCATTTGAAATGTTAGGCGGGGGTTCAAGAATGCCTTTTATTAAGGACCTTGCAACGGAATATTCAGGCTTATTGAACTGCGTCAGAGGTGTTAGAACATCACTTGATACTACCTCAGCAGTGTCGTACGGGGCTACAAGTCTTTTGGTTAATTCCATGGGACAAACAACACAGACTGAGACCACTTACCCAGATCCAGCTCATTATAATGAAATGCTAGAACGTGAGAAATATGTAAGAAATGTGGAACAGGAAGAAATGAATAAGATGATGATATTAAATGAGATTGATAATTACGTGATAAAGACAAGAAATGACTTGACAGGTACTTATAAGCACACAGTTGATCCAGAAACTATGGAGAAAATTGGTGCACTTTTAGATGGTCTACAGTCATTCAGTACCCAGTCAATAAGTGACAAAAGCGTCACTTCAGAATCGTGTACTAATTCATTATCAAGTGTACAAGAAAAAGTTAAAGAATTGGCACCAGATTACCTACTAAAACTTGAAAAAGATGCTGAACAGAGGTTAAAGGATCAGAAACTGAGTGAGAGTTTGCCAATAAATCATGTACAAAAGGAAGTTGATATGGATGTTGTGTTGCCAAATGGGACCTGTATAAAAAGAGCACAAAAGAATAAGGATGAAGGAAATGAGTTAATAGGGGCAGGGAACGTAGAACTTGCAATTCAACACTACATCAAGGTTATTCAGTACTGTGCCAAAGTAACTAACCCAAATCAAGATGAAAAAACTGTCATCAATCAACTCAGATTAGCAACAAACTTAAATCTAGCCatg TGTTACTTGAGAATGGATGTACCAGCGAGTTATAATAAAGCAGTGTCATGTTGTACTTCAGCTCTTGATATAAG ccCAAAGAACACCAAGGCGTTGTTCAGAAGAGCAGTGGCCTATGAAAAGTTAAatgattttgaaaattccCTAAAAGACGCCAATCAAGGATTACAACTGGACGCTAATAATCAAGATTTCAAAATT aTATGTGATCGAGTGGAGAAGAAGATAAAGTTGGAGCTACAAAAGCAGAAGAAAATGTTCTCTAAAATGTTTGGTTAA
- a CDS encoding emp24/gp25L/p24 family/GOLD family protein, whose amino-acid sequence MDIISLFVIFNLFFKSSLSLYFLVPQNGERCFFENVPEKALLSVSYDLISEEGKDCVLSISDNERRVLKNMKLDQDQAHSMLYSCLLHCLERLSFVSPSTGNYNICVHCPGRLWYMSQMCKISLNFEIADVSSGGDSSQYDVNYETTAKKQQVESLTSHLHHFIASANVIQEYQISENRNSTKLYDHYKSMNNWILVFYLLEILVVVLTSAFSVYHITRFFKTQCFI is encoded by the exons ATGGATATAATTTCTCtgtttgtaatatttaatttattttttaaatcgTCTCTTTCCTTATATTTTCTGGTTCCTCAAAATGGCGAACGCTGTTTTTTCGAAAATGTGCCTGAAAAGGCTCTTTTATCAGTCTCGTATGATCTCATCTCAGAAGAAG GTAAAGACTGTGTTTTATCTATATCAGATAATGAAAGGCGAGTTTTAAAGAATATGAAACTAGACCAGGACCAAGCCCATAGTATGTTGTATTCATGTTTATTACATTGTTTAGAACGTCTGTCTTTTGTTTCGCCATCAACTGGTAATTATAATATCTGTGTTCATTGTCCTGGACGACTTTGGTACATGAgtcaaatgtgtaaaatctCGCTGAATTTTGAAATCGCAGACGTCAGCTCAGGCGGAGATTCATCACAATACgatgtaaattatgaa ACAACTGCTAAGAAACAGCAAGTGGAGAGTTTAACGAGTCACTTACACCACTTCATCGCATCCGCAAACGTGATTCAGGAGTACCAAATTTCCGAGAACCGCAACTCCACTAAACTTTATGACCACTACAAGTCAATGAATAACTGGATTCTAGTCTTCTATTTGCTTGAAATTCTTGTTGTTGTCCTCACTTCCGCTTTCTCTGTATATCATATCACTAGATTTTTCAAAACTCAGTGTTTCATTTAA
- the anon-84Ea gene encoding Riboflavin kinase family protein → MLESNNESQNDSSYLIVDFDNLNFDYKSVFVNFLGTITNAIDNTLISPWNYDISSDSVNKNSDLSDNLEQTCIKNCINKLLKADLINFNLIEESLSALNSVLSSESSKLNPKLNSFCKVFNGSTLYYLNAKDGKISINELRTNDNTTLENLNQLLYQFLLLGLHTFPPSSLLNVGKNLANLTYFSDYYVSSIGLKDFNNYSIILITSFPESTLNYFTIHGMTQDHLNSISIINTFEDIKINPDSLLYGSIKIVSNNKHFVDNTTRYLLGILGENLDVNKTHVKKGSSERPLKVDLESALDVNTLSGTLGCFLLLKNRVKIVGEVFKGSGRGLPLLGISTANLKCNSFPHLITGVYIAYGYIYGSKEVSEDTCVNSIVSIGFNPHFYGENYSVEPYFYHKFNDSLLGLKVHLDIYGYLRTDSKYNSLEDLVQAIQSDLHLNKLILTSINNV, encoded by the exons ATGTTAGAATCTAATAATGAATCGCAAAATGATTCCTCTTATTTGATTGTTGACTTTGATAATCTTAACTTTGATTATAAATCTGTTTTTGTCAATTTTTTGGGCACAATCACCAATGCTATTGataacacattaatttcTCCTTGGAATTATGATATTAGCTCTGATTCAGTAAATAAAAACTCAGATTTATCCGATAATTTAGAACAAACTTGTATAAAAAACTGTATAAATAAACTATTAAAGGcagatttaataaattttaatttaatcgAAGAATCTTTGTCAGCTTTAAACTCAGTTTTATCATCTGAAAGTAGTAAATTGAACCCAAAATTAAACTCATTTTGTAAAGTATTTAATGGGTCaactttatattatttaaatgcCAAAGATGGCAAAATCTCTATAAATGAACTTAGAACTAATGATAATACAACtttagaaaatttaaatcaattattGTACCAATTCCTGTTACTTGGTTTACACACTTTCCCACCAAGTTCTCTTCTAAATGTTGGCAAAAATTTGGCCaatttaacttattttagtgATTATTATGTTAGTTCAATTGGTTTAaaagattttaataattatagcATTATACTAATCACTTCCTTTCCTGAATCCACACtaaactattttactattcacg GTATGACTCAGGATCATTTAAACTCAATTTCCATAATTAATACATTCGAAGATATTAAGATTAATCCCGATAGTCTATTGTATGGCTCCATTAAAATAGTTTCTAACAATAAACATTTTGTCGATAATACAACAC GGTATTTGTTGGGAATTCTAGGGGAAAATTTAGATGTAAATAAAACTCATGTAAAAAAGGGCTCTTCAGAAAG ACCGTTAAAAGTGGATTTGGAGAGCGCTTTGGATGTTAATACCTTATCTGGAACTTTAGGCTGTTTCTTACTTTTAAA AAATAGAGTTAAAATAGTTGGTGAAGTGTTTAAAGGTTCGGGACGTGGTCTACCATTACTTGGCATCTCAACCGCTAATCTTAAATGCAATTCATTTCCACATCTCATTACAG GGGTATACATTGCATATGGATATATATATGGCAGTAAAGAAGTATCAGAAGATACATGTGTAAATTCAATAGTATCTATAGGATTTAACCCTCATTTCTACGGAGAAAACTACTCTGTAGAACCTTACTTTtatcataaatttaatgacTCTCTTTTGGGATTAAAAGTACACTTGGATATTTACGGCTACTTAAGAACTGATTCAAAATACAACTCACTTGAAGACCTAGTTCAAGCAATCCAATCTGACTTACACTTAAATAAACTCATTTTAACCTCCAtcaataatgtataa